One window from the genome of Bdellovibrio sp. NC01 encodes:
- a CDS encoding twitching motility protein PilT, giving the protein MSLTELLLQAKSKKAQEFLFIVGSEPRARAATGWESLRASPGLITEWNLLQQSFLDNTQKAVLETTGVVQGESSFENLRIGFSFFQQDSTMKAVLDLDIDGSRQDIQIPASVLESCMRMKGLVLMSAPGESGQVTSLHKILQKMGEEKSFLGVVFSNKAFPQVREEKASFIYHSGQFARHEERESLLAGADMVVFDGYADDNSFIEALALAERGVFVIYSMKAPSLPNALRRCLAVLSERFAEHGAPRLAEVLSMAFGQYAMPGLGGERVHAHEVLLVKPQVRELLETQNMKQIESLLQVAPENSGLLTLNQSLLQHLIRRRVDLKTAFESSRDPDGLDLLLKKVGI; this is encoded by the coding sequence ATGAGTTTAACAGAACTTCTATTGCAGGCTAAATCTAAGAAGGCACAAGAGTTTCTATTCATCGTAGGCAGCGAGCCGCGTGCGCGTGCAGCCACAGGATGGGAAAGTCTTCGTGCTTCTCCTGGTTTGATTACTGAGTGGAATCTTCTTCAGCAAAGCTTTTTAGATAATACCCAAAAAGCCGTGCTTGAAACGACAGGCGTCGTACAGGGTGAGTCTTCGTTTGAAAACTTACGTATTGGTTTTTCATTCTTTCAACAAGACAGCACGATGAAAGCTGTTTTGGATTTGGATATCGATGGTTCACGCCAAGATATTCAAATTCCAGCAAGCGTCCTTGAAAGCTGCATGCGTATGAAAGGACTTGTGTTGATGTCGGCTCCTGGCGAGTCGGGTCAAGTCACTTCCTTGCATAAAATCCTCCAAAAAATGGGTGAAGAAAAATCGTTCTTGGGCGTCGTGTTCTCGAACAAAGCTTTTCCACAAGTCCGTGAAGAAAAAGCAAGCTTCATTTATCACTCGGGCCAATTCGCTCGTCATGAAGAACGTGAAAGTCTTCTTGCGGGTGCGGATATGGTTGTCTTTGACGGTTACGCTGATGACAACAGCTTCATTGAAGCCTTGGCACTAGCAGAGCGTGGCGTGTTTGTTATTTATTCTATGAAAGCTCCGTCATTACCAAATGCACTTCGTCGTTGTCTGGCTGTGTTGTCAGAGCGTTTTGCTGAACACGGGGCGCCTCGTCTGGCGGAAGTTCTGTCAATGGCTTTCGGTCAATATGCGATGCCGGGTCTTGGTGGCGAGCGTGTTCATGCTCATGAAGTTTTATTGGTAAAACCACAAGTTCGTGAATTGCTTGAAACGCAAAATATGAAACAAATTGAAAGTCTGTTACAAGTGGCTCCTGAAAATTCGGGTCTTTTGACTTTGAATCAATCCCTGCTTCAACACTTGATTCGTCGTCGTGTGGATTTGAAGACTGCTTTTGAGTCTTCGCGCGATCCAGATGGCTTAGACTTGCTTCTGAAGAAGGTAGGAATCTAG
- the pilB gene encoding type IV-A pilus assembly ATPase PilB: MSSLKIGEILVKQGLLKPDQFALAVEEQKKSGQKLTNAIVQLGFLKENQILRALEKNYAVPGVEVNTFEIDASVIAMIPRDMCEKHTLIPLQRAGSTLVVAFADPSNIMVKEDLRFIARCRIQAVVGTESAISAAIEKYYGGSISMKQLNSMSIAGEDDEFSFSGPTAEIIDQEGTNDDAPIVKFVNSILGDAIRKRVSDVHFEPYEKRYRVRFRIDGNLVEATAPPPGTAAAIASRIKIMSKLDIAEKRRPQDGRLKVRTIKGKEMDFRVSVLPTIWGEKVVLRLLDKSNLQLDMTKLGFEEDDLKIFKNNINLPQGMVLITGPTGSGKTTTIYSALAELNKADVNISTAEDPVEFNLEGINQVQMNPDIDLNFSSALKSFLRQDPDIVMVGEIRDLETAEIAFKAASTGHLVVSTLHTNDAPGTVIRLTEMGVAPYIITSTVNLIVAQRLVGRVCESCKQPIEVPAQTLINLGVAANDVGEYKLFRGKGCANCAGTGIKGRAAIYELMSMTEKMKEAILKGASTGQLRYLAREQGMRTLRRSALLKLKRGITTIEEVLNASVKDV, translated from the coding sequence ATGTCTTCACTCAAAATTGGTGAAATCTTAGTTAAGCAAGGTTTGCTGAAACCTGATCAATTTGCTTTGGCTGTTGAAGAGCAAAAAAAATCAGGACAGAAGCTGACGAACGCCATCGTTCAACTTGGATTTCTTAAAGAAAATCAAATTCTTCGTGCGCTCGAAAAGAACTATGCCGTCCCCGGTGTAGAAGTAAATACTTTTGAAATTGATGCTTCTGTTATTGCTATGATTCCGCGTGATATGTGTGAAAAACACACACTCATTCCTTTACAACGCGCGGGAAGCACCTTGGTCGTGGCGTTCGCTGATCCTAGTAACATCATGGTCAAAGAAGATTTGCGCTTCATCGCTCGCTGCCGCATTCAAGCGGTTGTGGGAACTGAAAGTGCGATCAGTGCCGCGATTGAAAAATATTACGGCGGCAGCATCAGCATGAAGCAATTGAACTCTATGTCGATAGCAGGGGAAGACGATGAGTTTTCTTTCTCGGGCCCGACAGCAGAGATCATTGACCAAGAAGGTACGAATGACGACGCTCCTATCGTTAAATTCGTAAACTCTATTTTGGGTGATGCGATTCGTAAAAGAGTTTCCGACGTTCACTTTGAACCGTATGAAAAACGTTATCGTGTGCGCTTCCGTATTGACGGTAACTTAGTGGAAGCAACGGCGCCTCCTCCAGGAACGGCCGCAGCGATTGCTTCGCGTATTAAAATTATGTCGAAACTTGATATCGCGGAAAAACGTCGTCCTCAAGATGGTCGTCTGAAAGTACGTACCATTAAAGGTAAAGAGATGGATTTCCGTGTCAGCGTCTTGCCAACAATCTGGGGCGAGAAAGTCGTACTGCGTTTGCTTGATAAATCAAACTTGCAGCTCGACATGACGAAATTAGGTTTCGAGGAAGACGATCTTAAAATTTTCAAAAACAATATCAACCTTCCGCAAGGAATGGTGTTGATCACAGGTCCGACGGGTTCTGGTAAGACGACAACAATCTATTCTGCATTGGCGGAATTGAATAAAGCAGACGTGAATATTTCGACGGCGGAAGATCCTGTCGAGTTCAACTTGGAAGGTATCAATCAGGTACAAATGAATCCTGACATTGATTTGAACTTCTCAAGTGCGCTGAAGTCTTTCCTTCGTCAAGACCCTGACATCGTTATGGTCGGTGAGATTCGTGACCTTGAAACGGCAGAAATTGCATTTAAAGCGGCCTCAACAGGTCACTTGGTTGTAAGTACTTTGCATACCAACGATGCTCCGGGAACTGTCATTCGTCTGACAGAGATGGGTGTTGCTCCCTATATCATTACTTCTACAGTAAACTTGATCGTGGCTCAGCGTCTGGTGGGTCGCGTGTGTGAATCGTGTAAACAGCCGATCGAAGTTCCAGCACAAACGCTGATCAACCTGGGTGTTGCTGCGAATGATGTGGGTGAATACAAACTTTTCCGCGGAAAAGGTTGTGCGAACTGCGCGGGTACGGGCATTAAAGGTCGTGCCGCAATTTATGAATTGATGAGCATGACTGAAAAGATGAAAGAAGCCATTTTAAAAGGCGCTTCAACAGGTCAGCTTCGTTACCTCGCTCGCGAGCAAGGTATGAGAACTTTGCGTCGTTCGGCTTTGTTAAAGTTAAAGCGCGGTATTACGACAATTGAAGAAGTTTTAAATGCATCAGTGAAGGACGTCTAA
- a CDS encoding M48 family metallopeptidase, with amino-acid sequence MKNAFKYSALLASLFIYTSCATTTDQGATGVNRSQLMLVSSDEINQASAASYEQTKKEAAAKKILDTNPTQVRRVQAVANRIIPQTGAFRKDALEWKWEVHVITSKELNAYCMPGGKIIFYSGIIEQLKLTDGEIAAIMGHEIAHALREHGRERMSEELVKQKGLELLVLSGKVSANSASALGQLTNVAISLPHGRGQESEADVIGTELMARAGYDPHEAMNLWKKMGAVGGEKPPEILSTHPSDEKRLEHIASLMPKVMPLYQATLKK; translated from the coding sequence ATGAAAAACGCATTTAAATACTCAGCCCTACTCGCTTCTCTTTTCATTTATACTTCTTGCGCGACAACGACCGACCAAGGCGCCACTGGCGTCAATCGTTCGCAATTGATGTTGGTTTCTTCTGACGAAATCAATCAAGCTTCTGCCGCAAGCTATGAACAAACTAAGAAAGAAGCTGCTGCTAAAAAGATTCTTGATACAAACCCAACGCAAGTTCGTCGTGTGCAAGCTGTTGCGAACAGAATCATTCCGCAAACAGGGGCTTTCCGCAAAGATGCCCTTGAATGGAAATGGGAAGTTCACGTTATCACCAGCAAAGAATTGAACGCGTACTGCATGCCTGGTGGCAAGATCATTTTCTATAGCGGCATTATCGAACAATTGAAACTCACAGATGGTGAGATCGCAGCAATCATGGGTCACGAAATCGCCCATGCTTTGCGTGAACATGGTCGCGAAAGAATGTCCGAAGAGCTCGTAAAACAAAAAGGTCTTGAGCTGTTGGTTTTGAGCGGAAAAGTCAGCGCCAATTCAGCAAGCGCTTTAGGCCAATTGACGAATGTGGCAATCTCGTTGCCGCACGGTCGTGGCCAAGAATCTGAAGCCGACGTGATCGGCACTGAACTTATGGCGCGTGCTGGATACGACCCACATGAAGCCATGAACTTATGGAAAAAAATGGGCGCCGTTGGTGGCGAAAAACCACCGGAAATCTTAAGCACCCATCCTTCGGATGAAAAGCGTTTGGAACACATCGCTTCGTTGATGCCGAAAGTAATGCCGCTTTACCAAGCCACTCTTAAAAAGTAG
- a CDS encoding bacterioferritin yields MAKDNNKKVVALLNEIIEMEISAVVRYLHYALMIKGPNRIPIVKWFHDQANEGYAHASLIGEKITALGGHPSLKVSPVPETKTHKVLDILKESLEFEERALAKYKELLAVVEPDDVALEELVREQIRNETEHIEECMKMLDVN; encoded by the coding sequence ATGGCTAAAGATAATAACAAAAAAGTAGTAGCGCTATTGAACGAAATCATCGAGATGGAAATCTCGGCGGTTGTTCGTTACCTGCATTATGCGTTGATGATCAAAGGACCTAATCGTATTCCAATCGTGAAGTGGTTCCACGATCAAGCGAATGAAGGTTATGCGCACGCTTCGTTGATCGGTGAAAAGATCACGGCGTTGGGTGGTCACCCTTCTTTGAAAGTAAGCCCGGTTCCTGAAACTAAAACACACAAGGTTTTAGATATCTTGAAAGAAAGCCTAGAGTTCGAAGAAAGAGCTCTAGCAAAGTATAAAGAGTTGCTAGCGGTTGTTGAGCCAGATGACGTAGCACTTGAAGAGCTTGTGCGCGAACAAATCCGCAACGAGACAGAGCACATCGAAGAATGCATGAAGATGCTTGATGTGAATTAA
- a CDS encoding type II secretion system F family protein produces the protein MPKFSYQAKNSAGQMVNGDIEAGSQQEAVIRLRAQQLIPVRVGMASAKQGVGKSTGLFAPKVKGKDLQIFTRQFATLINAGIPVVDSLKILSEGLRPGLLKEASAQVKTSIEGGRRLADSMAQVPGVFDKLYCNMIQAGEEAGILDGILQRLASYMEKSEKLKGQVKGALVYPLVIIIVAILVIAGILIFIIPKFMEFFASSGQQPPALTQMVVNLSHSLTNNWYVYLGLCIGGPIALAQYGKTPEGRDTFDRLIFKAPIFGEVVQKSAIARLTRTLGTLLSSGVGLIEAIDISAKTSGNIVIEQALLRCKESVTQGRTFAAPLGREKAFPEMVVQMISIGEQSGTLDVMLGKIADFYEDEVETAVKAMTSLIEPLLMVALGGIIAILVIAMYLPIFNMAGTIQ, from the coding sequence ATGCCAAAGTTTTCGTATCAGGCAAAAAACTCTGCGGGACAAATGGTGAATGGCGATATCGAAGCGGGCTCTCAACAAGAGGCTGTGATTCGTCTTCGCGCACAACAGTTGATTCCTGTACGTGTCGGTATGGCCTCTGCAAAACAAGGTGTCGGCAAGTCGACAGGTTTGTTCGCGCCGAAAGTAAAAGGTAAAGATCTGCAAATCTTTACTCGTCAGTTTGCGACGTTGATCAATGCCGGTATTCCTGTCGTGGATTCTTTGAAGATCTTGTCGGAAGGTCTGCGTCCTGGTTTGTTAAAAGAAGCCTCAGCTCAAGTTAAAACTTCCATCGAAGGCGGTCGTCGTTTGGCCGATTCAATGGCGCAAGTGCCGGGTGTATTTGATAAACTTTATTGCAACATGATTCAAGCAGGTGAAGAGGCCGGTATCCTTGATGGTATCTTGCAACGTCTTGCCAGCTATATGGAAAAATCGGAAAAACTTAAAGGCCAAGTAAAAGGTGCCTTGGTTTATCCGTTAGTGATCATCATCGTAGCGATTCTGGTCATTGCGGGTATTTTGATTTTCATTATTCCAAAATTTATGGAGTTCTTCGCTTCTTCTGGTCAACAGCCGCCGGCATTGACTCAGATGGTGGTGAACCTCAGCCACTCGTTGACGAATAATTGGTACGTTTATTTGGGTTTGTGTATTGGTGGTCCGATTGCACTTGCTCAATATGGAAAAACGCCGGAAGGTCGCGACACGTTTGATCGTTTGATCTTTAAAGCACCTATCTTCGGTGAAGTGGTGCAGAAGTCAGCGATTGCTAGGCTGACTCGTACGCTGGGTACTTTGTTGTCTTCAGGTGTGGGGTTGATTGAAGCAATCGACATCTCGGCTAAGACTTCAGGTAATATCGTAATCGAACAAGCTCTTCTTCGTTGTAAAGAGTCTGTGACTCAAGGTCGTACTTTCGCTGCACCTTTGGGTCGCGAAAAAGCATTTCCAGAGATGGTTGTGCAGATGATCTCCATCGGTGAGCAATCAGGTACACTGGATGTGATGCTTGGTAAGATCGCCGACTTCTATGAAGACGAAGTTGAAACGGCTGTTAAAGCAATGACTTCATTGATTGAGCCACTTTTGATGGTGGCCTTGGGTGGTATTATCGCAATCCTAGTAATCGCGATGTATCTTCCGATCTTCAACATGGCAGGAACGATTCAATAG
- a CDS encoding outer membrane beta-barrel domain-containing protein yields the protein MKTAKVISLLVLAALSWSSVSSAAGSKASSKQLNVSEDIDSLGGNQELAEMAQNIKSETRSRVVQERLVQRRNRIEFGLSYGGVIGGDSYLKTQSAGFAMDYHITPRWSIGARYYDYGNSLTDEGKRVYDNARKNVQAGGTGYAVDIDYPENAMLAVVNWYPIYGKTSFLDMGVTQFDMYLLAGGGQITLSSGSTGLATAGIGVAAWISKHLSARAEFRYQTYKDSPVTGSRQLDTGVATLGLGWIL from the coding sequence ATGAAAACCGCTAAAGTCATTAGTCTTTTAGTTCTTGCTGCTCTTTCCTGGTCATCTGTTTCTTCAGCCGCTGGCAGCAAAGCGTCTTCAAAACAATTGAATGTCAGCGAAGACATCGACTCTTTAGGTGGTAACCAAGAGTTGGCAGAGATGGCTCAAAACATCAAATCTGAAACACGTTCACGCGTTGTTCAAGAGCGTCTTGTACAAAGAAGAAACCGCATTGAATTCGGTCTTTCTTATGGCGGCGTTATCGGCGGTGACTCTTATTTGAAAACACAAAGCGCTGGTTTCGCGATGGATTACCACATCACTCCCCGTTGGTCTATAGGTGCTCGTTATTACGATTACGGCAACAGCTTAACTGACGAAGGTAAACGCGTTTACGACAATGCTCGTAAAAACGTTCAAGCTGGTGGTACTGGTTACGCAGTTGATATCGACTACCCAGAAAATGCAATGCTTGCCGTTGTGAACTGGTACCCAATCTATGGTAAAACAAGCTTCCTTGATATGGGCGTAACACAATTTGATATGTACTTGCTTGCTGGTGGCGGTCAAATCACTCTTTCAAGTGGTTCGACAGGTCTTGCAACCGCAGGTATTGGTGTTGCTGCTTGGATTTCTAAACATTTGTCTGCGCGTGCAGAATTCCGTTACCAAACTTATAAAGACAGCCCAGTCACTGGTTCACGTCAACTTGACACTGGTGTTGCGACACTTGGTTTAGGTTGGATTCTATGA
- a CDS encoding sigma-54 dependent transcriptional regulator: MKSRILVVDDEESIREFLEIMLKKEGYEVTLAEDGQKAKDLLTKKTFDMIISDLQMPHVTGIELLKHVKETYPDTVFMLITAFGTTETAVEAMKMGAYDYLTKPFKIDEVRLNIQNALRSRNLEVENRTLKKELVKEYSFQNMVGNSPAMHSIYDMVKRVSQTPTNVLITGESGTGKEVVAKAIHYNGPLKDKPFVTVNCGAIPENLMESEMFGHKKGSFTGAVADKAGLFEVADGGTLFLDEVGELPLTIQVKLLRAIQERVIRRVGATEDMKVDVRIIAATNRNLEEMVAKGGFRQDLFYRLNVINIKTPGLRERREDVPLLANHFLKKYNERLNKNIGAISTEAMEILKKYDYPGNVRELENLIERTVALEGGATILPESLPPMVNTSSGRKMASSNEIEIGDDGVDLDKVMGQIEKELLVKAIHAAGGVKKRAAKLLHISFRSMRYRIEKYNLGVVGDDELDDE; encoded by the coding sequence ATGAAGTCGAGAATTCTGGTCGTCGATGACGAAGAATCAATACGCGAGTTTTTAGAGATCATGCTCAAGAAAGAAGGGTATGAAGTCACTTTGGCTGAAGACGGCCAAAAAGCGAAAGACCTTCTTACGAAAAAAACTTTCGACATGATCATCTCAGATCTTCAAATGCCTCATGTCACAGGTATTGAACTTCTTAAGCATGTTAAAGAGACATACCCAGATACAGTGTTCATGTTGATCACAGCTTTCGGTACGACTGAAACTGCGGTTGAAGCCATGAAGATGGGTGCCTACGACTATTTGACAAAACCATTCAAGATCGACGAAGTACGTTTGAATATTCAAAACGCTCTTCGTTCGCGCAACTTGGAAGTTGAAAATAGAACGTTGAAAAAAGAATTGGTGAAAGAATATTCCTTCCAAAACATGGTCGGAAATTCTCCAGCAATGCATTCAATCTATGACATGGTTAAACGTGTATCACAAACGCCAACAAACGTTTTGATTACAGGGGAATCTGGTACCGGTAAAGAGGTCGTTGCAAAAGCGATTCACTACAACGGACCATTGAAAGATAAACCTTTCGTTACCGTGAACTGCGGTGCGATTCCTGAAAACTTGATGGAATCAGAAATGTTCGGTCATAAAAAAGGTTCCTTCACGGGCGCCGTTGCTGATAAAGCCGGTCTTTTTGAAGTTGCCGATGGCGGTACATTGTTCCTGGATGAGGTCGGCGAGTTGCCGTTAACGATTCAGGTTAAATTACTTCGCGCGATTCAAGAACGTGTTATCCGCAGAGTGGGTGCGACAGAAGACATGAAAGTCGATGTTCGTATCATCGCTGCGACAAACAGAAATCTTGAAGAGATGGTTGCTAAAGGCGGCTTCCGTCAAGATTTGTTCTATCGTTTGAACGTTATCAACATCAAGACTCCAGGTTTGCGTGAGCGTCGTGAAGACGTTCCATTGCTTGCGAACCATTTCTTGAAAAAATATAACGAGCGTTTGAATAAAAATATTGGTGCAATCAGCACTGAAGCGATGGAAATCCTTAAAAAGTACGACTACCCAGGTAACGTGCGTGAGCTTGAAAACTTGATCGAGCGCACAGTGGCTTTGGAGGGTGGTGCGACAATTCTTCCTGAATCATTGCCACCAATGGTGAATACGTCTTCAGGTCGTAAGATGGCTTCTTCAAACGAGATCGAAATCGGCGATGACGGTGTTGATCTTGATAAGGTGATGGGCCAAATCGAAAAAGAATTGTTAGTAAAAGCGATCCACGCCGCGGGTGGTGTAAAGAAACGTGCAGCAAAACTACTTCATATTTCTTTCCGATCTATGCGTTATCGCATTGAAAAATATAATCTAGGCGTAGTCGGCGACGACGAGTTGGACGACGAGTAA
- a CDS encoding AgmX/PglI C-terminal domain-containing protein, with amino-acid sequence MGTTKLLILQNQLGQKVRTFSVEAEALNLVYLTDKRRVEAYTRLESLDENKVDYRLLKTINLSEISEAGMVIPGVGSVRVAGAKVDNSPIYYLPEENDKEDLKIIMQKTALGHLAALFALMLGSWVIAHYFSKKEEPQLVTIVLPKDETKPEKAQPAPHVKVSEHKLKQTNKVYRPVANKLKTKPYKVNTAKAVNVERVGALAALGGIPTGAKGYEGLDPRSMKAIRAAGTGSGGGGVGSAGRGGIKGYMPGSGLIAGSAGEGGRAQSAGGYGTRGVGGGKAGYGKLNMVGGTSAVSLPLDEEATVEGGLDRDQIIAVINRNRGQIIYCYEKGLQAAPTLGGRVAVDFVIGPAGRITTAKVSQSSLGSRMVENCMLDRMRTWQFPRPVGKVNVDVLYPFELTRVSSR; translated from the coding sequence ATGGGAACAACAAAGCTTTTAATCTTACAAAATCAGTTGGGCCAGAAGGTTCGTACCTTCTCGGTTGAAGCTGAAGCTTTGAATCTCGTTTATCTGACTGATAAACGCAGAGTTGAAGCGTATACCCGTCTTGAATCACTTGATGAAAACAAGGTTGATTATCGTCTTCTTAAAACCATCAATCTTTCAGAAATTTCTGAAGCTGGTATGGTGATTCCGGGTGTTGGTTCAGTGCGTGTTGCCGGCGCTAAAGTCGACAACAGCCCGATCTATTACCTTCCAGAAGAAAACGATAAAGAAGATCTTAAAATCATCATGCAAAAAACAGCGTTGGGTCACTTGGCGGCGTTGTTTGCATTAATGCTTGGTTCATGGGTTATTGCTCATTACTTCTCTAAAAAAGAAGAGCCGCAATTAGTGACGATCGTTCTTCCTAAAGACGAAACAAAACCTGAAAAAGCTCAACCGGCTCCGCACGTCAAAGTGTCAGAGCATAAGTTGAAACAAACGAACAAAGTTTATCGCCCGGTTGCGAATAAACTTAAAACAAAACCTTACAAAGTGAATACAGCGAAAGCCGTAAACGTTGAACGCGTTGGTGCTTTGGCCGCTTTGGGTGGTATCCCAACTGGTGCTAAAGGTTATGAAGGTTTGGATCCTCGCTCAATGAAAGCAATCCGTGCAGCCGGTACAGGCAGCGGCGGTGGCGGCGTTGGTTCAGCAGGCCGTGGTGGTATCAAAGGTTATATGCCTGGTTCTGGTTTGATCGCAGGTTCCGCGGGTGAAGGCGGTCGTGCCCAATCTGCGGGTGGCTACGGTACTCGTGGTGTTGGTGGCGGTAAAGCTGGTTACGGCAAATTGAATATGGTTGGCGGCACAAGCGCAGTCAGTCTTCCTCTTGATGAAGAAGCAACTGTTGAAGGCGGTTTAGATCGTGACCAAATCATCGCTGTTATCAACCGCAACAGAGGTCAAATCATCTATTGTTATGAAAAAGGTTTGCAAGCGGCTCCAACTCTTGGTGGTCGCGTGGCAGTCGATTTCGTGATCGGTCCAGCAGGTCGTATCACAACGGCGAAAGTATCGCAGTCGTCTTTAGGTTCGCGCATGGTTGAAAACTGCATGCTTGATAGAATGCGTACATGGCAGTTCCCTCGCCCTGTAGGCAAAGTGAATGTTGATGTTCTCTATCCATTTGAGCTGACTCGCGTAAGCAGTCGCTAA
- a CDS encoding nitrogen regulation protein NR(II), producing MEFARVSLFVLILGVSLVSTLVQGSFINWVVLGPFYAILTLALGLHIVWIAKWNQLIERPRLLFAGFVLDSFFISLLIYYFGVNQSLFLFLHLVNILLAGIACRGVGALTLSLFTSIFFTAAALFSPEMKALNFFFLLVLNNVAFFSVAGLAGYLSEQLQSVGKELKKTGASLRSAQELNQVLIANIPSGMTSFTDNGEIIQANSSASAILEKENLTQTNWFELFPEAKATENSLFKADVRYAPSVDQEPKTLGMTISKVYSPELQSNVSIALFDDLTKVRQLEYAARQNEKLAAVGGLAAGIAHEIRNPLAGISGSIEMLTQTVTNDDDKKLMKIVLREIDRLNNLITEFLDYARPETPPTDKVDLSPLMNEVLDAIKADNKLRADIEQVRELGSELVILGRRDKLKQVFLNIVLNSYQAMGEAKEPRLIVKAMKAQDKVEVRIRDTGCGMSETTKKKMFEPFHTTKPKGTGLGLAVTHKILEGHGAQVFVESEQGVGTEFILTFPKAN from the coding sequence GTGGAATTTGCCCGCGTCAGTCTATTCGTACTGATCCTCGGGGTCAGCCTTGTATCTACATTGGTACAAGGAAGCTTCATCAATTGGGTGGTGCTGGGGCCGTTCTATGCGATTTTAACTTTGGCTTTGGGTCTGCATATCGTGTGGATCGCGAAGTGGAATCAATTGATCGAACGTCCGCGTTTATTGTTCGCAGGCTTCGTTCTTGATTCGTTCTTCATCTCGCTTTTGATTTACTATTTCGGTGTCAATCAATCGCTGTTCTTGTTCTTGCATCTTGTGAACATCTTGCTTGCGGGGATTGCGTGTCGTGGTGTCGGGGCATTGACGTTGTCATTGTTCACAAGCATTTTCTTTACGGCGGCAGCGTTGTTTTCACCGGAAATGAAGGCGTTGAATTTCTTCTTCTTGCTGGTTTTAAATAACGTCGCTTTCTTTTCAGTTGCAGGTCTTGCAGGTTATTTAAGCGAGCAATTGCAATCGGTTGGTAAAGAGTTAAAGAAGACGGGGGCAAGTCTTCGTTCAGCACAAGAATTGAATCAGGTTCTGATCGCGAACATCCCATCAGGTATGACTTCGTTTACAGATAACGGTGAGATCATTCAAGCGAACTCGTCCGCGTCGGCGATTCTAGAAAAAGAAAATCTGACTCAAACAAATTGGTTTGAGCTTTTTCCAGAGGCGAAAGCGACGGAAAACAGTTTGTTTAAAGCGGACGTTCGTTACGCTCCGTCGGTAGATCAGGAACCAAAAACTTTGGGGATGACAATTTCCAAAGTGTACAGCCCGGAACTTCAATCAAACGTGTCGATCGCATTGTTTGATGATTTAACCAAAGTTCGTCAGTTGGAATATGCGGCAAGACAAAATGAAAAGCTTGCGGCAGTGGGTGGCTTGGCAGCAGGTATCGCGCACGAGATTCGCAATCCGCTTGCAGGTATCAGTGGCAGTATCGAAATGCTGACGCAAACTGTGACGAACGATGACGATAAGAAGTTAATGAAGATCGTTCTTCGTGAAATTGATCGTTTGAATAATTTGATTACTGAATTCCTTGATTACGCTCGCCCAGAAACTCCGCCGACAGACAAAGTAGATTTGTCTCCGTTGATGAATGAAGTGCTGGATGCAATCAAGGCCGATAACAAACTGCGCGCTGATATCGAACAAGTTCGTGAGCTGGGCTCGGAACTAGTCATTTTGGGTCGCAGAGATAAGTTGAAACAAGTGTTTTTAAATATTGTTTTGAACTCTTACCAAGCGATGGGCGAAGCTAAAGAGCCGCGTCTGATCGTGAAGGCAATGAAAGCTCAAGACAAAGTTGAAGTTCGTATTCGCGACACGGGTTGCGGTATGAGTGAAACGACGAAGAAGAAAATGTTTGAACCATTCCATACAACGAAGCCTAAAGGTACGGGCCTTGGTCTAGCTGTGACTCATAAGATTTTAGAAGGTCACGGGGCGCAAGTGTTCGTTGAGAGTGAACAAGGTGTAGGGACTGAGTTTATTTTGACATTTCCAAAAGCTAACTGA
- a CDS encoding YkvA family protein — protein sequence MKVQQISKLIKDTGLSPERLAVYFQVSNMTLRRWLKKPVGYKIPAQYETNLHQGVLTLVKNGMLPKENEIVLESYDFMQSLSTKNSFTMMDLTMEQFEKTSQDEEGTVDLCLKLGQKDESLAYVQQNEEKLREYEQKGSSIGEKVSTLWKVLNGSDVQRTNKYVAIGALFYLLFPFDFIPDAIPAVGFLDDIAVLGVAVDYYLKLKPFKG from the coding sequence ATGAAAGTACAACAAATCAGTAAGTTAATTAAAGACACCGGTTTAAGCCCTGAAAGATTGGCTGTATATTTTCAAGTTTCCAACATGACTTTGCGTCGTTGGTTGAAAAAACCAGTTGGATATAAAATTCCGGCTCAATATGAGACGAACCTTCACCAAGGTGTTTTGACCCTTGTGAAGAACGGAATGTTGCCTAAAGAGAACGAAATCGTTCTTGAGTCCTACGACTTCATGCAAAGCTTGAGCACGAAAAATTCATTTACAATGATGGATTTGACGATGGAACAGTTCGAGAAAACGTCACAGGACGAAGAAGGCACAGTTGATTTGTGCTTGAAGCTTGGTCAAAAAGACGAAAGCTTGGCTTACGTTCAACAAAACGAAGAAAAACTTCGTGAGTACGAACAAAAAGGCTCAAGCATCGGCGAGAAAGTATCCACACTTTGGAAAGTTTTGAACGGCAGCGACGTGCAAAGAACAAATAAATATGTCGCTATTGGCGCCTTGTTTTACTTGTTGTTCCCATTCGATTTCATTCCAGATGCGATCCCGGCTGTGGGGTTCCTGGATGATATCGCGGTTCTTGGGGTAGCAGTTGACTACTACTTGAAATTAAAACCGTTTAAAGGCTAA